The Spongiibacter tropicus DSM 19543 sequence GTATGTCGACGTGGAAAGCGGGGAGAGTCTCAGCCTGAGTTTCTGAGCAGCGACGGCGTCGGCAAGGCCATTCAGCCGTTGCCGACGCCTTTGGCAATGAGCACCGCCAGCAATGGGAAGATCATCAGCAACAGCAGTTCCAGGCGTTTAATCAGCACGATTGACGGGGAAACCGCCAATACGTCGCTGGCCTGTCGCTGCAAATTGAGCAGCGCAACCGTCGGAAACAAGGACATCACGGCCACCAGCACAAACAAGCCTAGCTTGGCGTGGAACAGCGGATTAGCGCTGTAAAAGGCCGACGCCTTGCCCACCATCAACCAAAGCAGCAAACCTGCTGCCAGAATGATCATCGCCGCCAGACCGTAGACCCGGTCCAGCAACAACAGACGTCGGAGTTCGCGGCGTGGCAAGCGGTGCGACAGCAAGAGATTCTGCGCCACCAGCATCGCAGCCAGCAGCATGATGCCGACAAAGTGCGCGTAACGAACCAGCGTATCGTCCATAGCCTTCTGTTCCCTGCATTCAGGATGGGTGGCGGCGGTGCTGCTTTCGCGAGAAAAACCACGAGCCGACGCTGAGTATCGCATAGAGCGTGACAATGAAAACCAGCTGCTCGGGCTGGTTCCGGTATTCGTAGCTGAAAATCAGCACCGTCCCCACCAGCAAGCCCAGAAACGCGATCACGGTCACCAGCAGTGACGACTGGGTCTGCGCTCGAATACGAAAGTTGGCATAGGCCATCAACAGCGACACCAGCAAGAAGGTCACGCTGGCAAACTCCAGAATCATCTGCAGGCTGCCTGCAAGAATCAAGGCGAACGCCAACGCCGCCATGCTGAGGATCGCATACACGGGAATACGGTTCTTGCGCGTCGCCAACGCCGCCGGGAAAAAGCCATCCGCCGCAATCACCGCCATCTGTCGCGACGCGCCAAACACCGTTCCACTGATAGCACTGCTGGTGGCTAACATCGCGCCCAGCACCACCAGATCAGTGCCCCAATGGCCCAGCACATTATTGGTTCCCGCCGCCAGTGCATACTCTTCATTGGCGATGATTTCATCAAAGGGAATCGCCAGGATGGCCCCCAGCGAAATAACAAAGTAAATCAGAATGGCGATGAAAATGGCCGAGTAAATCGCGCGCGGAATATTCCGTTCCGGCTCGTCCATTTCGTTCACCGCGTTAATCACCAGCTGAAAACCCTCGTAGGCCACAAAGGTCAGCGAGGCGACGATCAGCACCGAGATCATACTGACCTCGCCCTGCTGCTCCAGCAATACCGGCAGCGTGGTCTGGCTGTTATTAATCAGTACAAAGGAAATAATCGCGAGAATCACCAGCTTGGTATACACCATCAGATCCTCGATCTTGCCCATGCCCTTCACGCTCCAGACATTAATCAGCGTAAAGACCGCAATCACTGCACCGGCCACCAGCTTGCGCACCATCTCGCTGTCGGAGAAGGCAAAACGGCTGATCGCATACGAGGAAAACGTATAGGCATACAATGCCAGCGTGCTGATATAGCCGAAGATAATCCACCAGCCGATCAGCGAGGCCGCAAACGGCGAGCCCGGAAATGTGCGTTTGAAGAACGAGTAGGTGGCGCCCTCATCCTTGTAGTACACACCCAGCTTGATATAGGAGTAGGCCGCGAGCGACGCAATCAGGCCACCCACCAGAATAACCACCGGCGTGAACACACCGACCATCGCGACAGATATCCCCAGAATGGTGAAGATACCGCCGCCCACCATGCCACCCAGCGCAATCGCGACCAGTTCGGGGACGCCCAGCGTTTTACCGCGACTGCGGTGTGAGGACCGGGAGGGACGCTTGTGAAATATCATTCGGAACCTGCTGACAAGGGTCAGGCCGCGTCATAAATCGAACACAGCCACAGGAACCATACTGCCCGGCGTCGACAGAATCCACGAAAAAGTAACGCGGCCTGCCGAATAAACTGCCGACATGTTCCGGCAGGGCTAATCTAGCGATAGAGATACGCCTAACGATAGAGATACTTGGGATCGAGACCCAGACGCTGGCAGCTTTGCACAGCAGGTGATTGCTTGATAACAATGCGATCGCCCAAGTAGCCCAGATAGCGAATCATAAGGCGCTCCCAACCTCGCAGACGGGCTGCTTTCTCGAGTTGAAGCTGCTGCTGCAAGGTCTCGGGTATCAGCGACACCGCGGCGCGGATCATCATGCCTTGAAAGGGGCGCAGCAGACCGGGCAATGCCGGCGTCTCTTTCATGATAGCGAGAAACTCCGCAATAACCGGCGTCGGGCCGAGCTGCGGCTGCATTGCCTTGAAGTGCTCGTCACATTCCTGCTCGCTGTGCGGACAACCCGGCGCGCCGTACATGGCC is a genomic window containing:
- a CDS encoding DUF2214 family protein; its protein translation is MDDTLVRYAHFVGIMLLAAMLVAQNLLLSHRLPRRELRRLLLLDRVYGLAAMIILAAGLLLWLMVGKASAFYSANPLFHAKLGLFVLVAVMSLFPTVALLNLQRQASDVLAVSPSIVLIKRLELLLLMIFPLLAVLIAKGVGNG
- a CDS encoding APC family permease, with the translated sequence MIFHKRPSRSSHRSRGKTLGVPELVAIALGGMVGGGIFTILGISVAMVGVFTPVVILVGGLIASLAAYSYIKLGVYYKDEGATYSFFKRTFPGSPFAASLIGWWIIFGYISTLALYAYTFSSYAISRFAFSDSEMVRKLVAGAVIAVFTLINVWSVKGMGKIEDLMVYTKLVILAIISFVLINNSQTTLPVLLEQQGEVSMISVLIVASLTFVAYEGFQLVINAVNEMDEPERNIPRAIYSAIFIAILIYFVISLGAILAIPFDEIIANEEYALAAGTNNVLGHWGTDLVVLGAMLATSSAISGTVFGASRQMAVIAADGFFPAALATRKNRIPVYAILSMAALAFALILAGSLQMILEFASVTFLLVSLLMAYANFRIRAQTQSSLLVTVIAFLGLLVGTVLIFSYEYRNQPEQLVFIVTLYAILSVGSWFFSRKQHRRHPS